Proteins encoded together in one Urocitellus parryii isolate mUroPar1 chromosome 3, mUroPar1.hap1, whole genome shotgun sequence window:
- the Lrtm1 gene encoding leucine-rich repeat and transmembrane domain-containing protein 1 codes for MRGELLLLLSAIFPPQGVCGCPEKCICHSSSNSVDCSHQGLAEIPPDLPPQTLTLLLQDNQLRQLPAHAFRSVPRLMTLNLSNNSLSHLAPEVFHGLRHLHVLNLTHNSLLSLESRLFHSLRQLRELDVSFNNISHLPTSLAEPWENLTLFAVRQNQLHYLSRRLLESMPSLRLLFLKDNLWKCNCHLLGLKLWLEKFIYAGGVMDGVICASPDMWKGKDLLRIPHELYQPCPLPVPHLEPSQGQQHGTAHGEVPKPLENRISEERDPVACEVKPKPRPTNLRHAVATVVITGVLCGIVCLMMLAAAIYGCTYAAITAQGHRGPLAQTSDSGKMGGKEVFDHSLA; via the exons ATGAGAG GTGAGCTGCTACTGCTTTTGAGTGCGATTTTCCCACCCCAGGGCGTGTGCGGCTGCCCAGAGAAGTGCATCTGTCACTCATCTTCAAACTCTGTAGACTGTAGTCACCAGGGTCTGGCTGAAATCCCTCCTGATCTGCCTCCTCAGACTCTAACGCTGCTCTTGCAAGATAACCAGCTACGCCAGCTTCCCGCTCACGCGTTTAGGTCAGTTCCTCGGCTCATGACCTTAAACTTGTCCAACAATTCTCTCTCACATCTGGCCCCTGAAGTTTTCCATGGACTTCGGCACTTGCACGTCTTAAACCTAACTCACAACTCCCTGCTTTCCCTGGAAAGCAGACTTTTCCATTCCCTCCGGCAGCTGAGGGAGCTCGATGTGTCATTCAACAACATCAGCCATCTTCCCACCTCGCTGGCGGAGCCTTGGGAGAACCTAACCTTGTTTGCAGTGCGACAGAACCAGCTCCACTATCTCAGTCGCAGGCTCCTAGAATCCATGCCCAGCCTGAGGCTGTTATTTCTCAAGGACAACCTCTGGAAATGCAATTGCCACTTGCTGGGCCTTAAACTCTGGCTGGAGAAATTTATCTATGCAG gGGGAGTAATGGATGGTGTCATCTGCGCGTCACCTGATATGTGGAAGGGGAAGGATCTCCTTAGGATTCCTCACGAGCTGTACCAGCCCTGTCCTCTTCCTGTTCCACATCTGGAGCCCTCACAGGGTCAGCAGCATGGCACTGCCCACGGGGAGGTCCCCAAGCCTCTTGAGAACCGGATCTCTGAGGAGCGAGACCCTGTGGCATGTGAAGTCAAACCCAAGCCGAGGCCCACCAACCTGCGCCACGCAGTGGCCACCGTTGTCATCACGGGGGTTCTATGTGGAATCGTGTGTCTCATGATGTTGGCGGCTGCCATCTATGGCTGCACCTATGCGGCTATTACAGCCCAGGGCCATCGGGGCCCCTTGGCTCAAACCAGTGACTCTGGGAAGATGGGAGGAAAAGAGGTATTTGACCACTCACTGGCCTGA